In one window of Leptospira sp. WS92.C1 DNA:
- a CDS encoding PAS domain-containing protein, with amino-acid sequence MIHILQTILEQAHAGYWEKNIKKNTSYLSPAWKRMLGFQDEELEDSIQTWLSHGLSEDLFPIQNEFEGYLKTKDLQPYEEDIRFIHKNGSIVWLRCTCKVMESDEEGNPLLVLGTYFDVSKSKSVESKLRHTIDRLSLATQTAQVGIWDLDLIQDQLTWDEAMYRLYGISPDQFSGAYAAWEAGLHPDDLLRCREEINQALIGKKEFDTQFRIIWPNQSIHYIKAIGIVQRESSGKAVRMLGTNWDITEQKNAEIALKESLELNKVFIENAPSAIAMFDTNMRYMAASQQWFVDYQLQGVEIIGRSHYEIFPEIGEDWKRIHQECLNGKVRRMDEESFIRLDGTTQWIIWEVRPWYVSQNVVGGILMYTADITALKRKEFERSKLEEILTRTNEAAQIGAWELDLQTNTRVWSKVTKSIFEVEEDYVPNANEGARFFKNETERKKVADALAESIETGKPFDMEIEIEIVTAKGNFLWTRSIGKPEYVDGKCIRLSGTFQNIHDQKQRELALQRTLDIVNDQNERLLNFAHIVSHNLRSHAGNITMLLKILEESTSEIEKENVISYITKASDALMDTVLNLNEVVSIQTNRNLHNSEIGLREYIEKATQIISGEIRKHKVKIRNLVSEEVRVRCNASYMESILLNFLTNSVKYRHPDRIPEITLSANYEKNRLILSIADNGLGIDMNKYGEKLFGMYKTFHNNRDSKGIGLFITKNQVEAMGGKIEVESQLNQGTTFRIILV; translated from the coding sequence ATGATTCACATTCTTCAAACCATTCTTGAACAGGCTCACGCGGGATATTGGGAAAAAAATATCAAAAAAAATACCAGTTATCTTAGTCCGGCGTGGAAGCGAATGTTGGGATTTCAAGATGAGGAATTGGAGGATTCTATACAGACATGGTTATCCCATGGTCTATCCGAAGATTTATTTCCAATTCAAAATGAATTCGAAGGTTATCTGAAAACGAAAGATCTACAACCTTACGAAGAGGATATTCGATTTATACATAAAAACGGAAGTATCGTTTGGTTGAGATGCACCTGCAAGGTCATGGAATCTGACGAAGAGGGAAATCCTCTTCTTGTGCTTGGAACGTATTTCGACGTCAGTAAATCAAAGAGCGTCGAATCCAAATTGCGACATACGATCGATCGTTTGAGTTTGGCCACGCAAACGGCGCAGGTTGGAATCTGGGATTTGGATCTGATTCAAGATCAGCTTACTTGGGATGAGGCGATGTATCGTCTTTACGGTATCAGTCCCGATCAATTTTCCGGAGCTTATGCCGCGTGGGAAGCGGGTTTACATCCGGATGACTTGTTGCGCTGTAGAGAGGAAATCAATCAGGCTTTGATTGGGAAAAAAGAATTTGATACTCAGTTCAGGATTATTTGGCCGAACCAATCGATTCATTATATCAAAGCGATCGGGATCGTGCAAAGGGAGTCATCGGGTAAGGCGGTTCGTATGCTCGGTACGAACTGGGACATTACGGAACAAAAGAATGCGGAAATCGCGTTGAAAGAGAGTTTGGAACTAAATAAGGTTTTTATCGAGAATGCACCTTCCGCGATTGCGATGTTCGACACAAACATGCGTTATATGGCCGCGTCGCAACAATGGTTTGTCGATTATCAGTTGCAAGGAGTTGAAATTATCGGTCGTTCCCATTATGAAATATTTCCGGAAATCGGAGAGGATTGGAAACGAATTCATCAGGAATGTCTGAATGGAAAGGTGAGAAGAATGGATGAGGAATCCTTTATCCGTTTGGATGGCACAACTCAGTGGATCATCTGGGAAGTTCGTCCTTGGTATGTTTCTCAAAATGTGGTCGGCGGGATTTTGATGTATACCGCGGATATCACGGCTCTCAAACGTAAGGAATTTGAAAGAAGCAAGTTGGAGGAAATTCTTACCCGAACCAACGAAGCCGCTCAGATCGGAGCCTGGGAATTGGATCTACAGACGAACACAAGAGTTTGGAGTAAGGTAACAAAATCCATCTTCGAGGTGGAAGAGGATTATGTTCCCAATGCAAACGAAGGAGCCCGTTTTTTTAAGAATGAAACCGAAAGAAAAAAAGTGGCGGACGCTTTGGCGGAGTCGATCGAAACCGGAAAACCATTTGATATGGAAATCGAAATCGAAATCGTAACCGCCAAGGGAAATTTTCTTTGGACAAGATCCATCGGAAAACCGGAATACGTTGATGGAAAATGTATCCGCCTTTCCGGAACCTTTCAAAATATTCACGATCAGAAGCAAAGAGAGTTGGCTCTCCAGAGAACCTTAGATATAGTCAACGATCAAAACGAAAGGCTATTAAATTTTGCTCATATAGTTTCCCATAATTTGCGTTCTCACGCGGGGAATATAACGATGCTACTTAAAATTTTAGAGGAATCGACGTCAGAAATCGAAAAAGAGAATGTGATTAGTTATATTACAAAAGCCTCAGACGCTCTAATGGATACGGTTCTCAATTTGAACGAAGTAGTATCGATTCAAACCAACCGAAATCTTCACAATTCCGAGATCGGATTGAGAGAATATATAGAAAAAGCGACGCAAATTATCAGCGGAGAAATTCGGAAACACAAGGTGAAAATTCGTAACTTAGTTTCGGAGGAAGTCCGAGTTCGTTGTAATGCTTCGTATATGGAAAGCATTCTTCTAAACTTTCTTACAAACTCCGTAAAATACAGACATCCGGATCGGATTCCGGAAATTACTTTGAGCGCTAATTATGAAAAAAACCGTTTGATTCTCAGTATTGCGGACAACGGTCTTGGAATCGATATGAATAAATACGGAGAAAAGTTATTTGGTATGTATAAAACGTTTCATAACAATCGGGATTCAAAGGGAATTGGATTGTTTATCACAAAAAATCAGGTGGAAGCGATGGGTGGTAAGATTGAGGTGGAGAGTCAGTTGAATCAGGGAACTACATTTCGGATCATTCTCGTTTGA
- a CDS encoding NADPH-dependent FMN reductase, with product MKILAISGSLRFQSTNSALLQAILRIAPSYMETITYEELGDLPHFSPDKDGQHSPDVVLRYRKALMDSDGVVICTPEYAHGIPGVLKNSLDWVVGSGEYVNKPVMVLSASPSYMGGDKAHASLVTSLRAMNVIVVETCSFPIPFARKKLKDNGEFADQATVEIFQNAWLQFANAIRSRMQSFADEHLR from the coding sequence ATGAAAATTCTTGCAATTTCGGGAAGCCTTCGTTTCCAGTCCACAAATTCCGCGCTACTTCAGGCGATTCTCAGAATCGCACCTTCTTATATGGAGACTATCACCTATGAGGAGTTAGGCGATCTTCCTCATTTTTCACCGGATAAAGACGGTCAACATTCCCCCGATGTGGTTTTGAGATACAGAAAAGCTCTTATGGACTCGGATGGAGTCGTGATTTGCACTCCGGAATACGCGCACGGTATACCTGGTGTTCTTAAAAATTCACTAGATTGGGTCGTTGGTTCCGGAGAATACGTGAACAAACCGGTGATGGTACTCAGCGCTTCTCCTTCTTATATGGGAGGAGATAAGGCACATGCTTCTTTGGTGACGAGTCTAAGGGCTATGAACGTTATCGTTGTTGAGACTTGTTCTTTTCCCATACCCTTTGCGCGAAAAAAGTTGAAGGATAATGGGGAATTCGCGGATCAAGCGACTGTGGAAATTTTTCAAAACGCATGGCTTCAATTTGCGAATGCGATTCGTTCCCGGATGCAATCATTCGCAGATGAGCACCTGAGATAA
- a CDS encoding alpha/beta hydrolase, protein MIHYEYYPALKTSKNNSQKKTPLLLTHGAWHGSWCWRENFIPYFQKAGFDVYSIDLRGHGNSRHQGAFCRVTIQNYVQDVKEVLAKLPEPPILIGHSMGGLVVQKILENTYIPKAILLASVPTHGVFRITIELMLKHPIRFLKMFATFSLYTYVEDPKLSQELFFSKRLSDEKAFQYTSQMQDESFFAFLGMLFFHLPNPKKVKTPLFVIGGEKDRFFHPWEVRRTAKAYKANFEIFPGMGHNMMLDTGWEQVAKRIYTYLSSSEEAVKTKSTLKKKSASKKKNKKIKV, encoded by the coding sequence ATGATTCATTACGAATACTATCCCGCCCTAAAAACATCCAAAAACAATTCTCAAAAAAAAACTCCGCTTCTTTTAACTCACGGCGCCTGGCACGGAAGCTGGTGCTGGAGGGAAAACTTCATTCCCTATTTTCAAAAAGCGGGATTTGACGTATACTCAATCGACCTTAGGGGGCATGGAAACAGTCGACATCAAGGCGCATTTTGTCGGGTTACCATTCAAAATTACGTTCAGGATGTAAAGGAAGTCTTGGCAAAGCTACCGGAACCGCCCATTTTGATAGGACATTCCATGGGTGGATTGGTGGTTCAAAAAATATTAGAAAACACTTATATACCAAAAGCGATTTTACTCGCAAGTGTACCGACGCACGGAGTATTTAGAATCACCATAGAATTGATGCTGAAACATCCGATCCGATTTCTAAAGATGTTCGCTACATTCTCTCTTTATACGTATGTGGAAGATCCAAAGCTCAGTCAGGAACTTTTTTTTTCAAAACGTCTGAGTGACGAAAAAGCATTTCAATATACATCTCAAATGCAGGATGAATCTTTTTTTGCATTTTTAGGAATGCTGTTCTTTCATCTTCCAAATCCCAAAAAAGTAAAAACCCCTCTTTTTGTCATCGGCGGAGAAAAGGACAGATTCTTTCATCCATGGGAAGTGAGAAGAACCGCAAAGGCCTACAAAGCAAACTTTGAAATTTTTCCAGGAATGGGTCATAATATGATGCTCGATACCGGTTGGGAACAGGTTGCCAAAAGGATTTATACATATCTTTCCTCTTCGGAAGAAGCAGTGAAAACAAAGTCCACTCTTAAGAAAAAATCGGCTTCCAAAAAGAAGAACAAAAAAATAAAAGTCTAA
- a CDS encoding adenylate/guanylate cyclase domain-containing protein — MVGKQNVIVSLASRILIVEDENIVARDIQTILRKFGYTSVGIANNGEKAIQMARVTHPDLVLMDIALGTGFIDGVQTVAKLKEMLDVPVIYITSHSDEGTLRRARITEPHGYILKPINVRELQVTIEMCLYKHKTEKQFRENANWLNTTLTSIGDGVIATDSIARVKFLNPIAESLLGIQEGIARGRIVDEVMSLRDSQGALIENFVSNATKNHKASIFEQVMLSGSNGKNTPVICTVAPIQDATGNSQGCVLTLRDISELHAKSEELSRRVEDVEQAKRLLERYFPENLVDYLVDNRHQTELEGKNVQATMLFCDVRNSTGIAEQMDPSEFAAFLSELFTGLMDLTYANGGSVNKILGDGLLITFGCPFPEEEDTINCVRLALQVREYLRAFNDNLSSKLITPLAMGIGISTGTVFAGNIGSSRHMEYTVLGDAVNTASRLEALTKTTGHDILLDSFTSRCVSHEINTEAIGVFQIRGKKEPQEIFFPVGML, encoded by the coding sequence ATGGTCGGAAAGCAGAACGTAATCGTCTCGCTTGCTTCGAGAATTCTTATCGTTGAGGATGAGAATATAGTTGCACGTGATATTCAGACGATTCTCCGGAAATTCGGTTACACCTCGGTCGGAATCGCGAATAACGGAGAAAAAGCGATCCAAATGGCACGGGTCACTCATCCTGATCTTGTTCTGATGGATATCGCGCTCGGAACCGGATTTATAGACGGTGTCCAGACCGTGGCTAAGTTAAAGGAAATGCTGGACGTGCCGGTGATCTATATTACCTCGCACAGCGACGAAGGCACGTTGAGAAGAGCACGAATTACGGAGCCGCACGGATATATTTTAAAACCGATCAACGTCCGCGAATTACAGGTTACGATAGAGATGTGTTTGTACAAACACAAAACTGAAAAACAATTTCGAGAGAACGCGAATTGGTTGAATACGACGTTAACTTCGATTGGAGACGGAGTGATCGCGACGGACTCTATCGCGAGGGTTAAATTTTTAAATCCGATTGCGGAATCCTTGTTAGGAATCCAAGAGGGGATCGCTCGAGGTCGGATCGTGGACGAAGTGATGAGCTTACGGGATTCTCAAGGAGCGTTGATCGAGAATTTTGTCTCCAATGCTACGAAAAATCATAAGGCGTCTATCTTTGAACAAGTGATGCTTTCCGGTTCAAACGGGAAAAATACCCCGGTCATCTGTACCGTCGCTCCGATTCAAGATGCGACGGGAAATTCCCAGGGTTGTGTGCTCACGTTACGCGATATCAGCGAATTGCATGCTAAATCGGAAGAACTCAGCAGACGAGTGGAGGATGTGGAACAAGCAAAACGTCTTTTGGAACGATATTTCCCCGAAAATCTTGTGGACTATCTTGTGGACAATCGACACCAAACGGAGCTGGAAGGAAAAAATGTTCAGGCTACGATGTTATTCTGCGATGTTCGAAATTCCACCGGAATCGCCGAACAAATGGATCCGAGTGAATTCGCGGCTTTTTTGAGCGAGTTGTTTACCGGTCTTATGGATTTAACCTATGCTAACGGAGGTTCGGTGAATAAAATTTTGGGGGATGGGCTTTTGATCACATTTGGATGCCCTTTTCCCGAAGAAGAGGATACGATCAACTGTGTTCGTCTCGCGTTGCAGGTTCGCGAGTATCTACGTGCGTTTAATGATAATCTAAGTTCCAAATTGATCACTCCGCTCGCTATGGGGATCGGAATTTCTACCGGAACCGTCTTTGCAGGAAATATCGGATCATCGAGACATATGGAATATACGGTACTCGGAGACGCAGTCAATACCGCAAGTAGGCTCGAAGCTCTTACAAAAACTACGGGACACGATATACTTTTGGATTCCTTCACCTCTCGTTGTGTGAGTCACGAAATCAACACCGAAGCGATTGGAGTGTTTCAGATTCGTGGTAAAAAGGAACCGCAGGAAATATTTTTTCCAGTGGGAATGTTATGA
- a CDS encoding ATP-binding protein, with product MTDGNEHKLLEMKLRPIWEEIERAREECRSFLEKLGAPDETADALCMIASEILENAIKYGYFTSETQEFTFKIEAGKDGMLVQAWSPLPTAGIVENLRRLDSIIQWIRSFQSPFQAYLERLKLVAGQPLEDNESGLGLIRIAYEGEAILDFYVNEDDILYVSALQPKFDKEQVVVK from the coding sequence ATGACGGACGGTAATGAACATAAATTACTCGAGATGAAGCTACGTCCTATTTGGGAAGAGATCGAACGAGCAAGGGAAGAATGTCGAAGTTTTTTAGAAAAATTGGGAGCCCCGGATGAAACCGCGGACGCACTCTGTATGATCGCGTCCGAAATTCTTGAGAACGCGATCAAATACGGTTATTTTACAAGTGAAACTCAGGAGTTTACTTTTAAGATAGAAGCCGGTAAGGACGGAATGCTTGTGCAGGCATGGAGCCCGTTACCGACTGCCGGAATCGTTGAGAATCTGCGTCGTTTGGATTCCATCATTCAATGGATTCGAAGTTTTCAATCACCGTTTCAGGCCTATCTTGAAAGACTGAAATTGGTAGCGGGACAACCTTTGGAAGATAACGAAAGTGGTCTTGGATTGATTCGTATCGCTTACGAAGGAGAAGCAATTCTTGATTTTTATGTAAATGAAGACGATATCCTCTATGTCTCGGCTCTACAACCGAAATTCGACAAGGAACAGGTGGTCGTAAAATGA
- a CDS encoding methyltransferase domain-containing protein, whose translation MIVEQSILGVLRSNGTSTSVQVCGHTRYSFQIRLPQAPIYTVPFTADGFIIELDGKKIELGRCRMLPIKGALSMEYMVLLLDDTIDVADLIGKRRLTVYDTGLFNLQLILNQKEKVSQRFKEYSANLTFELNVYKQFFDDLDRKFLKEPAPVQDHLHQMIIEREGQTFMEFFEAKVRELDEQTKKFTKDENEAHGFFFRKQVWDFIIQSAFMFRTNLKPRGYAGDYEMMQMIYENEIVGKSIFSRLLHSYPLQIPAADAVRNRRRMIADQIREAVEAHYDTDFRAMSVACGPAEEIGEAFSDINEVGKVHFTLLDQDMEALRVAMDTVNQLELEKGFLINVRYINDSVRSMLRIRNLPAEWGRFDFIYSMGLFDYLTPPVARAVLARLFEMLRPGGRLIVGNFHVTNPNKAFMEYWLDWVLYHRTEAEMLELAATLPGHSRVFFEETGCQMFLEMRAPNG comes from the coding sequence ATGATTGTAGAACAAAGCATTTTAGGTGTGCTTAGATCGAACGGAACGTCGACGAGTGTTCAAGTCTGCGGACATACTCGTTATTCGTTTCAGATTCGACTTCCACAAGCTCCGATCTATACGGTTCCATTTACCGCGGACGGATTTATCATCGAACTTGACGGAAAAAAAATAGAACTCGGTAGATGTCGAATGCTTCCGATCAAGGGTGCGTTGTCGATGGAATATATGGTTTTGCTTTTGGACGATACGATCGACGTTGCGGATCTGATCGGTAAAAGAAGGCTTACCGTCTATGACACCGGGCTTTTTAATCTTCAGTTGATTCTCAATCAAAAAGAGAAGGTCAGTCAGCGTTTTAAGGAATACAGCGCAAACCTTACTTTTGAATTGAATGTTTATAAACAGTTTTTTGACGATTTGGATCGAAAATTTTTGAAAGAACCCGCACCGGTTCAGGATCATTTGCATCAGATGATCATCGAAAGGGAAGGTCAGACGTTTATGGAGTTCTTTGAAGCAAAGGTAAGAGAGCTCGACGAACAGACAAAAAAATTTACAAAGGATGAAAACGAAGCGCACGGATTTTTCTTTCGAAAACAAGTATGGGATTTTATTATTCAATCCGCATTTATGTTTAGAACGAATTTAAAACCACGCGGATATGCTGGTGATTATGAAATGATGCAAATGATCTACGAAAACGAAATCGTAGGTAAGTCGATTTTTTCGAGGTTGCTACACAGTTATCCTTTGCAGATTCCGGCTGCGGACGCGGTAAGAAATCGAAGAAGAATGATCGCGGATCAGATTAGAGAAGCGGTAGAAGCACATTATGACACCGATTTTCGGGCTATGTCTGTGGCTTGTGGTCCCGCGGAGGAAATCGGAGAGGCGTTTAGCGATATCAACGAGGTCGGAAAGGTTCATTTTACTCTTTTGGATCAGGACATGGAAGCGCTTCGCGTCGCTATGGACACGGTCAACCAACTTGAGTTGGAAAAAGGGTTTCTGATCAACGTTAGATACATCAACGATTCGGTTCGTTCTATGTTGCGGATTCGCAATCTTCCGGCGGAATGGGGTAGGTTTGATTTTATCTATTCGATGGGGCTTTTCGATTATCTGACACCTCCGGTCGCCCGTGCGGTACTCGCTCGATTGTTTGAGATGCTCAGACCCGGCGGAAGATTGATCGTCGGAAATTTTCACGTAACAAATCCGAATAAGGCATTTATGGAATACTGGTTGGATTGGGTTCTTTATCACAGAACCGAAGCCGAAATGTTGGAATTAGCGGCGACTCTTCCGGGTCATAGCAGGGTCTTTTTTGAAGAGACGGGGTGCCAGATGTTTTTAGAAATGCGGGCTCCCAATGGGTGA
- a CDS encoding PP2C family protein-serine/threonine phosphatase — protein MQFKENAVMDLKVEQDFEIYLQGIVREWMQVLTMLCIVLIPFFLLLDYYTQPPELHLRFAIYRGATTVLVILEYLLIRFTHPNRYYPLHGYVISTMIGLMIVLMTVDLGGFNSSYYAGLMLVLMAVNILLSWRPIHSVINGILVLALYLGFNVFENQPFDPRIIVNNLFFLGSTIIITAAISWVRFKLVRSEYLLRAELLGTNKNLDQSRAEVLRARDALWGEMQLAKMIQTALLPRRTSIGHYEVAALMVPTDSVGGDYYDIIDAPNGKKWVGIGDVSGHGVESGLIMMMAQTAIQAIVQQDAMLKPSEILNEANRVIKENIARLGTDRYMTMVLFRLEDDHLLVSGKHMDVMIYRAKEKKVEVIPTNGSWLGIVDDLGSVLEDVRIPMGIGDIVLLYTDGITEARNPKDELFGEERLISLLESNARLPLRQLGTEIFSVVANFEEMQSDDMTLLLLKNKG, from the coding sequence ATGCAATTTAAAGAAAATGCGGTTATGGATTTGAAAGTAGAACAGGATTTCGAAATATATCTTCAAGGAATCGTACGCGAATGGATGCAGGTCCTCACGATGTTGTGTATCGTGCTCATTCCCTTTTTTCTACTTTTGGATTATTACACACAACCGCCTGAACTGCATCTTCGTTTTGCGATCTATAGAGGGGCGACAACGGTTCTCGTAATCCTGGAGTATTTACTGATCCGTTTTACACATCCGAATCGTTACTATCCTTTGCACGGATATGTAATCTCGACGATGATCGGCTTGATGATCGTTTTGATGACCGTCGATCTTGGAGGATTTAATTCCAGTTATTATGCAGGATTGATGCTCGTGCTTATGGCGGTAAACATTCTGCTTTCGTGGCGTCCGATTCATTCCGTGATCAACGGAATTCTGGTTCTCGCTCTTTATCTAGGATTTAATGTGTTCGAAAACCAACCCTTTGATCCTCGGATCATTGTAAATAATCTTTTTTTTCTCGGCTCTACGATCATCATCACGGCGGCGATTTCTTGGGTACGATTCAAACTGGTTCGATCCGAATATTTATTGAGAGCCGAGTTGCTTGGAACCAATAAAAATCTGGATCAGTCTCGTGCGGAAGTATTAAGAGCCAGGGACGCTCTTTGGGGTGAAATGCAGTTGGCAAAGATGATTCAGACGGCTCTTCTTCCGAGAAGAACGAGTATCGGTCATTATGAAGTCGCCGCGTTGATGGTTCCCACGGATTCGGTAGGGGGCGATTATTACGATATCATAGACGCACCAAACGGAAAAAAGTGGGTGGGAATCGGAGACGTTTCCGGTCATGGGGTTGAATCCGGATTGATTATGATGATGGCACAAACAGCGATTCAAGCGATCGTTCAACAGGATGCGATGCTCAAACCTTCCGAAATATTAAACGAAGCAAACCGGGTGATTAAGGAAAATATCGCGCGTTTGGGAACGGATCGTTATATGACTATGGTTCTTTTTCGATTGGAGGATGATCACCTTTTAGTATCCGGAAAACACATGGATGTAATGATCTATAGAGCCAAGGAAAAAAAAGTGGAAGTGATTCCGACTAACGGATCCTGGCTTGGAATCGTGGACGATCTCGGTTCGGTTTTGGAAGACGTAAGGATTCCCATGGGAATCGGAGATATCGTATTGTTATACACGGACGGGATCACGGAAGCTCGAAATCCAAAGGACGAGCTTTTCGGAGAGGAAAGATTGATTTCATTGCTTGAGTCAAACGCGCGTTTGCCTCTTCGTCAATTGGGCACCGAGATTTTTTCGGTAGTCGCCAACTTTGAAGAAATGCAAAGCGACGATATGACTTTGTTGTTATTGAAAAACAAAGGTTAA